The region cttttttcctgtttgatttTATGTCCTTATGTGTGTCCTCAATTTCATTTACTCTGCATGCTGCCAGACAAGAGAAGCACACGTTGTAGTCTTTGTCAGATCAAAACTTTCAGGATACTTTTCAGAAATAAGCATTATTTCTGGGGCTTTTTCTGTTCatgtctggggaaaaaacagcatGTTGATATTGAAAAATTGAAAGCTACCGTTGTGGTAATGTCATACTCGATCCTTTAACCAAAGTACTCCTCTCTCCTGtgagaggcaaaaaaaaaaaaaaaaaaaaaatactctgaagGGTGTATACTTTTATTTatgcagtatttctgaaatcCTCTGGCAATGCTAGTAATATGGAAAGCTGCAGTGGATTTTCCCCAGTATTGGTCTCTTACGTTTACCATTTGGCAAAGATAGTAACAGTCAAAAGCAGTTGAACGTCTTCCTTCATCCCTTGTTACATCTCTGATTTCAAGGAATTGCTTATACAAACTGCTTATTGCTTGATGTGTTTAGAAGATTTGATTCATTAACCCAAATGTTACTCCTCAATTTCAAATGCAGTATGGGCAGTTTGTGACTCTTTTTGTCATATGTAGGGAATGATGTTCATGACATTTATACACTCATCTCAAAGTGCATCTCAGAAGATTCAAATTGGGAAAGTTTTACTCTTTATTACTTATGAaccattttaaaaacatcactGCAGTTTACAGGGAAAATAACACTGGCTTTTAAAGTGTTTGTAGTATCAAATACAAGATGCTTTTTTTGGTCTCTTCgtttttaattctgtgattttgtgtaTAATTTcttaatgtaatttaaaaagccAAATGGTTTGTTTTAATGACAAAGCAGACTTGATCTTGAGTTTATCATAAGACAGGCTGTTCAAGACTGATTTAGGCAGTCCGCTGTTTAAATTAAATCTGTATATGTAGCTAAACATTATGGACGTTTATaattgttggttttttctttgattctcccttccttgccttttcagGTTACGCATGTTGAACCATGGGAAAAGGggagcagaaaaacagcaggcCAGACAGGAATGTGTGGAGGGGTAAGTAGAAGTACGTGCTGCCTTACgtttttctgtttctggtaGAACGAAGTTCCCAAACGTAGCGCAGATTTGCTTGTATGTTGGCTCAGTTACTGCATGTAAAACCATTTATTACAAAGAGTTGATATATTCCCCTTGCTTCCAAAGGAGATGAAACTGTGGAGGCAAGTAGCGTTACTTCTTTCACAAAGTCCTGTTAATAGATTTAGAGTTAGCCTGCATTAGTTAtggtatttgtttatttctttgttttcattaactTCCGGTTGTCacctaacattttttttctttaaaaggtaCGTGGTGTTGGAACTGGAGGAATTGTGTCTACTGCCTTTTGTCTGCTCTATAAATTATTTACACTGAAGCTCACCCGTAAGCAAGTGATGGGCCTTATTACACATACAGACTCTCCATATATTAGAGCTCTTGGATTTATGTATATTAGGTAAGTGTTAATACAACCAGCTAATGGCTAATGTAATACACAGAATGCTGTATTAAagtttttccattctttttatACTTAAAGGTACACACAACCACCTACAGATCTATGGGACTGGTTTGAATCCTTCCTTGATGATGAAGAGGTATGTCGGCGAGggtaataatttattttcttttgtttctttccatgttACTACTTTAGAATTTAAGACTGTTTAATAAGATTTTCTGTGGTTTGATGCTGCGAGTTTTTATTCTTGTAACTTCATTTATTAGTGCAGGAAGCACATctgagctgggagctggatCATTTTTCATAGATTTCAAAGATATAATGAAATTTTCAATTGATTACTGTGTTActttgtaaaaatatatatatatatcatcaGGCAAAACAAGTTGATTAAATCAGAATGTGGACAGTAGGCTTTATGAGTGTGggttctgtgcatttttttaagagaaaattatatttaagcTATAGCACATGCTGAGAGTGCTGATTTTGCCTTTTGTGAATATTACTGGGACGGGGAGTTGGTACTGGTGTAGTGTGGAAAGCACATAGTAGAACACAATGTTAACCTAAAAAGAAATACTAGAATCTCTCTGTAAATCTTGGAATATAAAGACTGTATTTCTTGGGAGGAGAAACAGCTGGATTTCTGCATTAAGTGGAGTTACTAACATTTTTGCTCATGAGACAATGAAAAGCATCATGAGGTGCTGACATGGAAATTTCACTAAAGCGGATGCTTTACTGTGCAGTAAGATAGGAGAATGTCTTTGTTCCTACTTACTGTCTGCAGACATGGCGTAGGAACCTTTTGATGAGGTTTTTAGGTCTATCAAGTTGAATGTTAAATCTCTTACATAGTGTTGCAATTTGTATTCATGGAGCAGGTTGTAAATTGCATCCTGGCTTTAAGAGTTGTACAGGGAGAGATGCCTTGAACTCTTCAGTGTGACAGTTGTCAACTTATTCAAGAAAATTCAATTGATGTCCAAATACCCATATAAAAAAGGGTTAATTATACCTATAACTGCGATACAGTGCATTTTTAAACGGTTTTCTTTCATGCCAAGTGTCAAAAGCACTGTGCAAAGGACAGTTATTTCGGGTAAACTTGTGCTATTGTACATTTTTAAcggaaaacaaatttaaatctTGATTGCATAGCTGTGATATATTCATTCTCCCCTAGATGGTGCTACTAGCTAATATGAACTCTGCATTACAACTTAAGAGGAAAATTAGGGCAGCATTGTTTTCAGGGTTCCATGAGTAGCTTGATTCCcagaacaataaataaatcacaaatgTGATTCATTGTGCAGATCTTAACTGGTTCATTATTCACAGTACCTATTTTAGTTCATACGTTTTAGTCCTTGCAGTTCTTGGTtatcagcatttatttatttcttgtaatttaaaatgatCCAATGTACTTGTGGAATTAGTGTTTGATTCACAGCTCCTTTCAGTAGCATTGTGTTACCTAGGAAAAACTGCTTGGGGCTGCTTTTCTTAAGTTGCTTAGCCCTGCTCAGACTCATTGGATGAAGCAAATTTATCAATGACTTTAAAcctacagcattttttttctccagttgtAAAATATATGGAAGCACTTCATCTTTTGACATgctgctgtgaaaatgaaaggctTCTCAGGATACGCAGCTACTTCTCAAAATGtttcttacatttattttgtttaactgTACATACTCTCCAGGTGCTACGtttaactcatttttttcttctttagatcTCTGCAGCGATTATATTTGGAAATACTGTATATCTGAACACTTAAATGTGTGTGAGTGCAAGCAGTTTTACATTtagattttctcttcctgtttagATAACAAATCTCACTTTCCTTGTGTGCTTGCACTATAGGTTTGGGACTGACAATAGCTGACTAACATGTCCTGAGCTGTGAGAGGGCATAGCAAGAAGGCCTTCATGCGGTAATGACCCTTTTCAGAGACAATGGTCATCATGGATTATGCGTTTCCaattatttgttcatttatttatttttttacatgtttCTAAATTAGAAACCTCACTGCTTCATGGCAGTTGGTTTGCTATTGCTTCCAATATTGCTAGGATGCCATTTTGTACTACAGATTTTTCTGTGATCATTTTTAGATAGGCAATGATATAGTTCTTAAGTGATTTAGGCCACAGGGTTGGGTATGATGTTACGCAGTTGTGCATCCAGAAAATGAAGTATAAAATGTCTTTTCAGAGAAGTTCTCAACTTTGTGgcatttatataaaatacaagATCATACTCTATAACCGGACTGTGTAAGGGGATTTTGTGTTAATCTCTGCATTGACAGTCCCTTAGCATCCAGGTGGTGCAGGATTAGTATGTTCCTGCATGCATATGTACTAAGTCCCACTCCCTAGCTGTAACATACTGCCACATCCAAAGGGTGTGGAGTTTTTCTAAGGAAATATATTAGAATAAAAGACAAGTAAACTTAAGTAATCGTGAGACTTCAAGAGGGCAGTAATGtagcagcattttttcttaaatcattAAAGAGTATTGTTGACCATCAGGATATTTTCTGTTCGTATTTTATAGGACTTGGATGTGAAGGCAGGTGGAGGATGTGTCATGACCATTGGGGAGATGCTTCGTTCCTTCCTCACTAAGCTTGAATGGTTTTCCACGTTGTTTCCGAGAATTCCTGTGCCAGTCCAGAAGACTATTGACCAGCAAATTAAAAGCAGacccagaaaaataaagaaagatggCAAAGAGGGAATGGAAGAAATAGACCGGCATCCAGAACGTAGACGTTCAAGGTTGTATATATGTTACTTTGTAACTAAATGTTGAAAGTTCAATATTAAGTGATGTCCTATGAAGAACTAAGTCATCTTTCAGTAAGATGGCTTCTAGGGCAATTGGTTTATGGATGTTAATGGATAAAATCTGACATTACTGCTATCTTGTAGGCTACCTGGTATTTAAGATGAAATAGAGGTTGTGTATGTAAAGCATACATTGGAGAGTAGATGGGTTCCCTTCACTTGGAAAACTGTTGTTTCATATTGAATACCCTTTATTTTGAAAGGTCTCCAAGACGATCCCTCAGTCCCAGGAGGTCTCCCAGAAGATCCAGAAGCAGAAGTCATCATCGGGAAGCCCACGGGTCATCCAGTTTCGACAGAGAacttgaaagagaaagagaacgTCAGAGATTGGAACGTGAAGctaaagagagggaaaaagagaggCGTAGGTCTCGAAGTACCGATCGTGCACTAGAAAGGAGACGAAGCAGAAGCAGGGAACGATATAGAAGCCGTAGTCGAAGTCGTgacaggaaaggagagagaagagataGGGATAGGGAGcgagagaaagaaaatgaacgCAGCcgaaaaaaagagagagattatGATAAGGATAGAGGtagtgagagagaaaaagatagcGATCGATCTAGAGAAAGATcgaaagaaaggaaaagtaagggtgatacagaagaaagaagacacAGGGATGACAAAGATGACAAGAAACACCGGGATGATAAGAGGGATTCcaaaaaagagaggaaacatAGCAGAAGTCGAAGCCGGGAAAGAAAGCATAGGAGTAGAAGCCGAAGTAAGAATACAGGTAAgcgcagcaggagcaggagcaaAGAGAAATCAAGTAAGCATAAAAGTGAAAGTAAAGAGAAATCAAATAAACGAAgtagaagcagaagcagaggaagaacagaTAGTGTTGAGAAGTCAAGAAAACGAGACCACAGTCCCAGTAAAGAAAGATCTAGAAAGCGTAGTAGAAGCAAAGAACGTTCCCACAAACATGATCACAGTGATAGCAAGGACCATTCAGACAAACACGATCGTCGAAGGAGCCAAAGTACAGAGCGAGAGAGCcaggaaaagcaacagaaaaacaaagatgagaCTGTGTGAACTCTTTAAGAAGTGGATCACATTGAATCCTATAAATGTTTGATTAAAtcctgcttattttttcttaaagttgAGATTGTGCAGTAGTTCATGAGCATTCTTCTCCAACCTCCCTCTAGGCTGCAGATTGTCATTTCCTATTCCGGGTAGGGAAGTGCCTTTGTAAACCCATTCAATACATTGACGGTTTCAAACCCATTTGTTTAGTTAAATTCGTAATCCAGAGATTGTTGCATTTTTATTGTTCAGATGTTTCTGAAATGTACAGTCTGTACATATgtc is a window of Gallus gallus isolate bGalGal1 chromosome 8, bGalGal1.mat.broiler.GRCg7b, whole genome shotgun sequence DNA encoding:
- the PRPF38B gene encoding pre-mRNA-splicing factor 38B; translated protein: MANNSPAVGAGNCQGQQAAQHQPGAVPPAQQQLQSGAPKPAASGKQGNVLPLWGNEKTMNLNPMILTNILSSPYFKVQLYELKTYHEVVDEIYFKVTHVEPWEKGSRKTAGQTGMCGGVRGVGTGGIVSTAFCLLYKLFTLKLTRKQVMGLITHTDSPYIRALGFMYIRYTQPPTDLWDWFESFLDDEEDLDVKAGGGCVMTIGEMLRSFLTKLEWFSTLFPRIPVPVQKTIDQQIKSRPRKIKKDGKEGMEEIDRHPERRRSRSPRRSLSPRRSPRRSRSRSHHREAHGSSSFDRELERERERQRLEREAKEREKERRRSRSTDRALERRRSRSRERYRSRSRSRDRKGERRDRDREREKENERSRKKERDYDKDRGSEREKDSDRSRERSKERKSKGDTEERRHRDDKDDKKHRDDKRDSKKERKHSRSRSRERKHRSRSRSKNTGKRSRSRSKEKSSKHKSESKEKSNKRSRSRSRGRTDSVEKSRKRDHSPSKERSRKRSRSKERSHKHDHSDSKDHSDKHDRRRSQSTERESQEKQQKNKDETV